One genomic segment of Rivularia sp. PCC 7116 includes these proteins:
- a CDS encoding VOC family protein gives MLSDTKSLNKVITTGSLRRVHHIALNVQDMQASRHFYGSILGLHELKGDEVPETLVNLVQAGKVANFRTPDGTILDLFWEPELSPPDPDPERGFTRANHLAFDIAPELFDNAVEVLRQHQIKIAQEPVTRPTGRGVYFYDPDGFIVEIRCNPE, from the coding sequence ATGCTATCGGACACTAAGTCTTTAAATAAGGTGATAACGACCGGAAGCCTGCGTAGAGTACATCACATTGCCCTTAACGTTCAGGATATGCAGGCTTCTCGTCATTTCTATGGAAGTATTTTGGGTTTGCACGAACTTAAGGGTGATGAAGTACCCGAAACTTTAGTTAACTTAGTGCAAGCGGGAAAAGTCGCTAACTTCAGAACTCCCGACGGTACAATATTAGATTTATTTTGGGAGCCAGAATTATCACCACCAGATCCAGACCCCGAACGTGGTTTTACAAGAGCGAATCATCTTGCATTTGATATAGCTCCCGAACTATTTGATAATGCAGTTGAAGTACTCAGACAGCATCAAATCAAAATTGCTCAAGAACCCGTCACCCGTCCTACGGGAAGAGGAGTTTACTTCTACGATCCTGACGGGTTTATAGTTGAGATTCGCTGCAATCCGGAGTAA
- a CDS encoding class I SAM-dependent methyltransferase, translating into MLVGLLFYPFNTAFAATSTEVYQQKSIASSDGIGKVYMGREISQVMGHKGAMWLERPTRESQEQPSKIVSALELEDTDVVADIGAGTGYMSFRIAPKVLDGKVFAVDIQPEMLDIIDFFRKETKIDNVEPVLATPTNPNLPAESVDLALMVDAYHEFEYPKEVMEGVVKSLKPGGQAVLVEYRGENPFIAIKRLHKMTQKQVKKEMQAVGLTWKETKELLPQQHLMIFEK; encoded by the coding sequence ATGTTAGTAGGATTGCTATTTTATCCTTTCAATACAGCATTTGCAGCCACATCTACTGAGGTTTACCAACAGAAATCTATTGCTAGTTCGGATGGTATTGGAAAAGTTTATATGGGTAGAGAAATTTCTCAAGTAATGGGACATAAAGGTGCGATGTGGTTAGAAAGACCTACTCGTGAATCCCAGGAACAACCCAGTAAAATTGTCAGCGCTCTTGAACTCGAAGATACCGATGTTGTCGCAGATATTGGTGCTGGTACTGGCTATATGAGTTTTCGCATTGCTCCTAAAGTGTTGGATGGCAAGGTGTTTGCTGTAGATATTCAACCAGAAATGCTGGATATTATTGATTTTTTCAGAAAGGAAACAAAAATTGATAACGTAGAGCCGGTTTTAGCAACCCCTACAAATCCAAATTTACCAGCAGAAAGCGTTGATTTAGCATTAATGGTGGATGCTTATCACGAGTTTGAGTATCCTAAAGAAGTTATGGAAGGGGTTGTAAAATCGCTCAAACCAGGTGGACAAGCAGTATTAGTTGAATATCGCGGCGAAAATCCTTTTATTGCTATCAAACGCTTGCATAAAATGACTCAAAAGCAAGTCAAAAAAGAAATGCAAGCTGTAGGATTAACTTGGAAAGAAACTAAAGAATTACTTCCGCAGCAACATTTGATGATATTTGAGAAATAG
- a CDS encoding metallophosphoesterase, with amino-acid sequence MDLIMEPAIPVKIEKMKQRVRWQHKSIVQRGIDQTSMVLDDGKEDSEEFSFMVIGDTGTTCQYGYHPQREIAKLMLQHRHECRFVLHTGDVIYTVGSREYYPSNFIEPYREFIKGGENPKNITYDNMVFDTPILTTLGNHDYYDVPLMYRVLTGPTLKLRRLLRYKDFEIGWHGSEQGDAYAKAFLDYLARFNRKQNLEFHLDEHYTAKTDNGRCLRYEPGHFTRLPNRYYTFRYGGIDFFALDSNTINDPSPIPETPQGDIRRKALTQRRDEIDIEEQQILEEYEKLNLDNPKDAEQSDTLEARLSQINEIKVDIEKQLASHHPQVDFEQLEWFKQRLIESWNNSEVRARIVYFHHPPYVTEANKWNQAQTLAVRRRLRWVFDEVAQTIENLNQKSPIVDLILNGHAHCLEHLVTTDTGHADSHLNCIVSGGSGHYPRRQRKSGSELMETFDYIPDKPSRKVADSLLFVGRKGYESLARSPYSGIRIDVKAGNPVKFVVKPFVAERYEQRWNYPEIKPFTIG; translated from the coding sequence ATGGATTTGATAATGGAACCGGCAATTCCCGTAAAAATCGAGAAAATGAAGCAACGGGTACGATGGCAGCATAAAAGTATTGTGCAAAGGGGAATTGACCAAACTAGTATGGTTCTCGATGACGGTAAGGAGGATAGTGAAGAATTCTCTTTTATGGTTATTGGTGATACTGGTACTACTTGCCAATATGGATATCATCCCCAGCGAGAAATTGCTAAATTAATGCTTCAGCATCGTCATGAATGCCGTTTTGTTTTGCATACCGGCGACGTGATTTATACTGTTGGTTCTCGCGAATATTACCCATCAAATTTTATAGAACCCTATCGCGAGTTTATCAAAGGTGGTGAAAATCCTAAAAACATCACCTATGACAATATGGTGTTTGATACTCCGATTCTGACAACTTTGGGAAATCACGATTATTATGATGTACCTTTGATGTATCGAGTACTTACAGGCCCCACGCTGAAATTGCGTCGATTATTGCGTTATAAAGATTTTGAAATTGGTTGGCATGGCTCAGAACAAGGTGATGCTTATGCAAAAGCATTTTTAGATTATTTAGCACGGTTCAACCGCAAGCAAAATTTAGAGTTTCATTTAGACGAACATTACACCGCAAAAACCGACAACGGGCGCTGTTTGCGTTACGAGCCGGGACATTTTACCCGCTTACCAAATCGTTATTATACGTTTCGTTACGGCGGTATTGACTTTTTTGCTCTCGATTCAAATACTATTAACGACCCTTCACCCATACCGGAAACACCGCAAGGAGATATTCGCCGAAAAGCTTTAACTCAGCGTCGCGATGAAATAGATATAGAAGAACAGCAGATTTTAGAAGAATACGAAAAACTAAACCTCGATAATCCCAAAGATGCCGAACAAAGCGATACACTCGAAGCCAGATTAAGCCAGATTAACGAAATCAAAGTTGATATCGAAAAACAACTCGCATCCCATCATCCCCAAGTTGATTTTGAACAACTTGAATGGTTCAAGCAAAGGTTAATTGAATCTTGGAATAATTCGGAAGTTCGCGCTCGCATCGTTTATTTTCATCACCCACCCTACGTTACAGAGGCAAATAAGTGGAATCAAGCGCAAACTTTAGCCGTGCGTCGTCGTCTGCGATGGGTGTTTGATGAAGTTGCTCAAACTATCGAGAACTTGAATCAGAAAAGTCCAATTGTTGACTTAATTTTAAACGGACATGCTCACTGTTTAGAACATCTCGTTACAACCGACACTGGACACGCAGACTCGCATCTAAACTGTATTGTCAGCGGAGGCAGCGGTCATTATCCCCGTCGCCAGAGGAAATCAGGCTCAGAATTAATGGAAACTTTTGATTATATTCCTGACAAACCCAGCCGTAAAGTTGCGGATTCTTTGCTTTTTGTCGGTCGTAAAGGTTACGAATCATTAGCACGCTCTCCTTACTCTGGAATACGAATTGATGTCAAAGCAGGTAATCCTGTTAAGTTTGTTGTCAAACCATTCGTCGCCGAACGTTATGAGCAACGATGGAATTATCCTGAAATCAAGCCTTTTACGATAGGTTGA
- a CDS encoding ABC transporter ATP-binding protein, giving the protein MRISKLRNNLRQSFAVFRYSGRAVNLVWTTNRTLTIILAVLTLVAGLLPAAVAYIGKLIVDAVVETRNLSLQDNLNTSFPLMYVGLEAVAVALLAGSQRGLSVAQSLLRVLLGQRVNVLIIEKALTLELRQFEDSEFYDKMTNARREASSRPLSLVNRTFGLVQSGLSLLTYGALLISFSAWAVAILILAAIPAFVAETRFAGQAFRLFRWRAPETRQQRYLETLVAREDFAKEVKLYQLGDMLLGRYRNLFHQLYGEDRDLTIKRGFWSYLLGLLSTATFYVAYAWIVLETVAGRISLGDMTMYLTVFRQGQTTFASALTSIGGMYEDNLYLSNLYEFLEEEVPKRYGRATKGTNPEDGIRFENVSFTYPGSTKPALKNISLHLKPGEKLAIVGENGSGKTTLIKLLTRLYTPESGRILLDGLNLEEWDLDELRRRIGVIFQNFVRYQFTVGENIGVGDVEKLEDETAWEIAAEKGMAQPFIERLPDGFTTQLGRWFKSGQELSGGQWQKIALSRAFMRKNADILVLDEPTSAIDSQAEYEIFDRFRNLTQDKMVFLISHRFSTVRMADKIVVIEQGEVLETGTHEELLKANGRYATLFSLQAQGYR; this is encoded by the coding sequence ATGAGGATAAGCAAATTACGTAACAACTTACGCCAATCTTTCGCTGTATTTCGCTACAGCGGACGAGCTGTAAATTTAGTTTGGACTACTAATCGCACTCTCACGATTATTCTGGCAGTTTTAACTTTAGTGGCGGGGCTTTTACCGGCTGCTGTTGCCTACATCGGTAAATTGATTGTTGATGCTGTTGTTGAAACCCGAAATTTATCTTTACAAGATAATCTCAATACTTCTTTTCCTTTGATGTATGTAGGATTAGAAGCTGTTGCTGTGGCTTTACTTGCAGGTAGTCAGCGCGGACTTAGCGTTGCTCAGTCGCTGTTAAGAGTATTACTAGGTCAAAGAGTAAATGTACTGATTATCGAGAAAGCGCTGACGTTGGAATTGCGTCAATTTGAAGATTCCGAATTTTACGACAAAATGACAAATGCGCGACGGGAAGCTTCTAGTCGTCCGCTTTCTTTAGTTAATCGTACTTTTGGTTTGGTGCAAAGTGGTTTATCGCTGCTTACCTACGGCGCTTTGCTGATAAGCTTTTCTGCATGGGCTGTAGCCATACTGATTTTAGCCGCCATACCTGCATTTGTTGCCGAAACTCGGTTTGCGGGACAAGCTTTTCGTTTATTTCGCTGGCGTGCCCCGGAAACCCGACAGCAGCGATATTTAGAGACGTTGGTAGCTCGCGAAGATTTTGCCAAGGAAGTAAAACTCTATCAGCTTGGTGACATGTTGTTGGGAAGATATCGCAACCTATTTCATCAACTTTACGGTGAAGATAGGGATTTGACAATCAAGCGGGGTTTTTGGAGTTATTTATTAGGTTTGTTGAGTACTGCAACTTTCTACGTTGCTTATGCGTGGATTGTATTAGAAACCGTTGCCGGTAGGATTTCTCTGGGAGATATGACGATGTATCTTACCGTATTCCGTCAGGGACAAACTACTTTTGCAAGTGCTTTGACTTCTATTGGGGGAATGTACGAAGATAACCTATATCTTTCCAACCTTTACGAATTCTTAGAAGAAGAAGTACCGAAAAGATACGGTAGAGCAACCAAAGGTACAAATCCAGAAGATGGAATTCGGTTTGAAAACGTTTCTTTTACTTATCCCGGAAGTACAAAACCAGCTTTGAAAAATATTTCGCTGCATTTGAAACCGGGTGAAAAACTAGCAATTGTTGGTGAGAATGGTTCGGGAAAGACGACTTTAATTAAATTGCTCACCCGACTTTATACTCCAGAATCGGGAAGAATTTTATTAGATGGCTTGAATTTAGAAGAGTGGGATTTAGATGAATTGCGACGAAGAATTGGAGTAATTTTTCAGAATTTCGTTCGCTACCAATTTACCGTCGGTGAAAATATTGGTGTTGGTGATGTGGAAAAATTGGAAGATGAAACAGCATGGGAAATCGCTGCCGAAAAAGGAATGGCTCAACCTTTTATCGAAAGATTGCCTGATGGTTTCACAACTCAATTAGGACGTTGGTTTAAGTCAGGGCAAGAGCTTTCCGGCGGACAATGGCAGAAAATTGCCCTTTCTCGGGCTTTTATGCGAAAAAACGCCGATATTCTCGTATTAGATGAGCCAACATCAGCAATAGACTCCCAAGCAGAATACGAAATTTTTGACCGTTTTCGTAATTTGACTCAAGATAAAATGGTGTTTTTGATATCCCACCGTTTTTCTACAGTGCGAATGGCTGACAAAATTGTGGTTATAGAGCAGGGTGAAGTCTTGGAGACGGGAACCCATGAAGAGTTATTAAAAGCGAATGGAAGGTATGCGACGCTGTTTTCCTTGCAAGCGCAGGGGTATCGGTAA
- a CDS encoding transposase produces the protein MKRILGLDVSKSSVSCCLLHGLPNDIHEFYYEYPFAKLNADKKGLSALLAFKPDIAVLEPTGINYSLIWIHHLMNAGVETRLVDHAKLRYYRERHLELPNKDDDADALALAAYGVEYLDKSTKFINIRSPKTFKLRQIVLRLQHINRIRTAIINRVRQDLAWQFPEVAFVRSESKTILSPLLWGWLCGERRSPKYKRLYKDSIGLGITESVELHSHRICEFHKEEYSLEQQLKQIIAHQDFVRYRKTFKLFNFGYRTEALIITQIYPFTRYLEDNKPIIKIRKGRISGKPTARHLSERRFLKSLGLAPTQEYSGDSKKDKVKSGSSLSRKMWWLWVFSAVEPRHRRTNTITQKLGKYLDEMKIGGKPVQLARSKTAALAGKLLFRELVKALCDS, from the coding sequence ATGAAAAGAATTTTGGGACTTGATGTAAGCAAGTCCTCAGTTTCATGCTGTCTGCTGCACGGTTTACCCAATGACATCCATGAATTTTACTACGAATACCCGTTTGCAAAATTAAATGCTGATAAAAAAGGTTTGTCAGCTTTACTGGCATTTAAACCTGACATTGCGGTTCTTGAGCCAACCGGGATTAATTACTCTTTAATTTGGATTCACCATTTAATGAATGCAGGTGTTGAGACAAGACTAGTAGATCACGCCAAATTGCGATATTACCGGGAAAGGCACTTAGAATTGCCAAACAAAGATGATGATGCTGATGCTCTCGCGCTTGCTGCTTATGGAGTTGAGTATTTAGACAAGTCTACTAAGTTTATAAATATTCGTTCCCCAAAAACTTTTAAATTACGTCAAATTGTTTTGAGGTTACAGCACATAAACCGCATCCGCACTGCAATTATTAATCGCGTCCGTCAAGATTTAGCTTGGCAATTCCCAGAAGTAGCATTCGTTCGTTCGGAATCAAAAACTATTTTGTCTCCCCTGCTTTGGGGATGGTTGTGCGGGGAAAGGAGAAGTCCGAAATACAAACGCTTGTATAAAGATTCAATAGGACTTGGAATTACAGAGAGCGTAGAACTCCACAGTCATCGGATATGTGAATTTCACAAAGAAGAATATTCCCTCGAGCAACAACTAAAACAAATTATTGCTCATCAAGACTTTGTGCGATACCGAAAAACTTTTAAATTATTTAATTTTGGGTATCGCACAGAAGCCTTAATAATTACTCAAATATATCCGTTCACCCGTTATTTAGAAGATAATAAGCCGATTATCAAAATCCGTAAAGGAAGAATTTCGGGTAAGCCAACAGCTAGACATCTTTCCGAACGCCGGTTTTTAAAAAGTCTTGGACTAGCACCTACTCAAGAGTATTCGGGGGATAGCAAGAAAGATAAAGTTAAATCCGGAAGCTCTTTATCAAGAAAAATGTGGTGGCTGTGGGTATTTTCAGCGGTTGAGCCAAGACATCGCCGGACAAACACAATTACTCAAAAGCTCGGTAAATACTTAGATGAAATGAAAATAGGCGGTAAACCCGTGCAGCTAGCACGTTCTAAAACTGCTGCGCTAGCAGGTAAATTGCTGTTTCGGGAGTTAGTCAAAGCACTTTGTGATAGTTAA
- a CDS encoding CpcT/CpeT family chromophore lyase produces MMNKFKVYALTVVLSGFTFANSNRAAASIAPPIETQVNEVTRWFTGNFDNSTQVANNPRVPLIDLSTCSVELAGGNQAANTQNLYLQQQSNVFERNSFYSFSQGNDIVNLGVRSVINPEFLSGICNRPKSERIVNFSLEPEKPPAYTK; encoded by the coding sequence ATGATGAATAAATTCAAAGTGTATGCTTTAACAGTTGTACTTTCAGGATTTACATTTGCTAATTCAAATCGTGCTGCTGCTAGTATTGCTCCACCAATTGAGACACAAGTAAATGAAGTAACACGGTGGTTTACTGGAAACTTTGACAATTCCACACAGGTAGCTAATAATCCCAGGGTACCCTTAATTGACTTGTCTACCTGTAGCGTAGAATTAGCTGGTGGAAATCAAGCTGCAAATACACAAAATCTTTACTTACAACAGCAAAGTAATGTTTTTGAACGCAATAGTTTTTATTCTTTTAGTCAAGGAAATGATATAGTTAACCTCGGCGTTCGTAGCGTTATTAATCCAGAGTTTTTAAGCGGGATATGTAACCGTCCTAAATCCGAACGTATTGTTAATTTTAGCTTGGAACCGGAGAAGCCTCCCGCCTACACGAAGTGA
- a CDS encoding YidH family protein yields the protein MANKNRDSRLREHLANERTFLAWLRTSISLIGFGLAIARFSLFLRQLQTTTASQTVKNNSIFNSENLGLCLVIIGIIVIALAAWRYNRVFRQIERADYRPSRVLIWFLSTIVMLLGILSIPLLLMR from the coding sequence ATGGCGAACAAAAATAGGGACAGTCGCCTTAGAGAACATCTAGCTAACGAGCGTACTTTTCTAGCTTGGTTACGGACATCAATTTCTTTAATTGGTTTTGGCTTAGCTATTGCTAGATTTAGTTTATTTTTACGCCAACTACAAACCACAACTGCTAGTCAAACAGTCAAAAATAATTCTATATTTAATTCCGAAAATTTAGGATTATGCTTGGTAATTATTGGCATTATAGTTATTGCTTTAGCGGCTTGGCGTTATAATCGAGTATTTCGACAAATTGAACGAGCCGATTACCGACCAAGTCGTGTATTAATTTGGTTTTTAAGCACTATTGTAATGCTGCTAGGGATATTAAGTATTCCTTTACTTTTGATGCGTTAA
- a CDS encoding alpha/beta fold hydrolase: MFIRKTLSLPDIQLSYLEWNQGKEPLLLLHGLADNALIWSNLGDYLAADYHIIAPDMRGHGESSKPENDYTFSSTIRDLEALMDSLGWKNAHIIGHSWSGKLACIWATKNPQRLKSMVLVDPIFIWKMPDFFKFSFPILYRVLPFLKGMGPFESYDSAEKQARQLSQYQDWTPLQQKVFQNSIEQKADGNWGSKFTIAARDGIFDEVMQVPGLTESVNIPTLFVQPEKGVNRQDWQLKPYKTYLKNLQISQLPGNHWCFMTEPEAFNKKVGKFLNQ, encoded by the coding sequence ATGTTTATTCGTAAAACTTTATCTCTACCAGATATTCAACTGTCTTACTTAGAATGGAATCAAGGAAAAGAACCTTTATTATTACTCCACGGTTTAGCTGACAATGCCCTTATTTGGTCTAATTTGGGCGATTATTTAGCCGCAGATTATCATATAATTGCTCCAGATATGCGCGGTCATGGTGAAAGTAGCAAACCAGAAAATGATTATACATTTAGTAGCACTATCAGAGATTTAGAAGCTTTGATGGATAGTTTGGGATGGAAAAACGCTCATATTATCGGACATTCTTGGAGTGGTAAGTTAGCTTGTATTTGGGCAACCAAGAATCCCCAACGTTTGAAAAGTATGGTGTTGGTAGATCCAATTTTTATTTGGAAAATGCCCGATTTTTTCAAATTTTCTTTTCCAATTTTATACCGCGTTCTACCCTTTCTTAAAGGCATGGGACCTTTTGAAAGTTATGACTCAGCAGAAAAACAAGCACGTCAGTTAAGTCAATATCAAGATTGGACTCCTTTACAGCAAAAAGTCTTTCAAAACAGCATCGAACAAAAAGCTGATGGTAATTGGGGAAGTAAATTTACCATAGCCGCACGAGACGGTATTTTTGACGAAGTTATGCAGGTACCAGGTTTAACGGAGTCAGTGAATATTCCTACTCTTTTCGTACAGCCAGAAAAAGGAGTAAACCGGCAAGATTGGCAACTAAAACCTTACAAAACCTATTTAAAAAACTTACAGATATCTCAATTACCGGGAAATCATTGGTGTTTTATGACGGAACCAGAAGCGTTTAATAAGAAGGTAGGGAAATTTTTAAATCAGTGA
- a CDS encoding ABC-2 family transporter protein, whose amino-acid sequence MKRIIRKAVTLLTVYYAYMVEYRAELILWVLTGSLPIIMMGVWTEAAEGGKFGLSSTDFARYFLAVFLVRQLTVVWVIWEFEREVVEGKLSPRLLQPLDPVWYHVSSHLSERVARIPFAIFLIILFFALYPQAVWVPSFVQIILFFLASAMAFALRFVIQYTFAMFAFWTERAYALHDFWFLFYLFLSGTIAPLEVFPEQVRQIVLLTPFPYLINFPVSILVGLPTDIARGFLSTTGWFILFLGINRIMWRQGLKKYSGMGA is encoded by the coding sequence ATGAAACGTATAATCAGAAAAGCTGTCACCCTACTCACGGTATACTACGCCTACATGGTAGAATACCGCGCCGAATTAATATTATGGGTTTTAACGGGTTCCCTGCCGATAATTATGATGGGAGTTTGGACGGAAGCAGCGGAAGGAGGAAAATTTGGTTTATCTTCAACAGATTTTGCTCGTTATTTTCTAGCGGTGTTTTTAGTCAGACAATTAACAGTTGTATGGGTAATTTGGGAATTTGAAAGAGAAGTCGTAGAAGGGAAACTTTCACCGCGTTTGCTACAGCCTTTAGACCCGGTATGGTATCATGTATCTTCTCACCTTTCAGAAAGAGTTGCTCGTATACCCTTTGCCATATTTTTGATAATTTTGTTTTTCGCACTTTATCCCCAGGCTGTTTGGGTACCAAGTTTCGTACAAATAATATTATTTTTCTTGGCTTCGGCAATGGCTTTTGCTCTGCGCTTCGTGATTCAATATACCTTTGCAATGTTCGCATTTTGGACGGAAAGAGCCTATGCCTTGCACGATTTTTGGTTTTTATTCTATCTATTTTTGTCGGGAACTATAGCACCATTAGAAGTATTTCCCGAACAGGTAAGGCAGATAGTATTATTAACACCATTTCCTTATTTAATTAACTTCCCCGTCAGTATTTTAGTGGGCTTACCAACAGATATTGCAAGAGGTTTTTTATCAACAACAGGTTGGTTTATCTTATTTCTAGGAATTAATCGAATTATGTGGAGACAAGGGTTGAAAAAATATTCCGGAATGGGAGCGTAA